In a single window of the Zea mays cultivar B73 chromosome 5, Zm-B73-REFERENCE-NAM-5.0, whole genome shotgun sequence genome:
- the LOC100279673 gene encoding Peroxidase 70 precursor, with protein MARRLLAAVAIVVVAAALACGAGAQLSAGFYSSSCPAVHSIVRQAMSQAVTNNTRSAAAVLRVFFHDCFVNGCDASLLLDDTPTTPGEKGAGPNAGGSTVGFDLIDTIKAQVEAACPATVSCADILALTARDGVNLVSLGGPSWAVPLGRRDATFPNSTGAATDLPGPDSDLAGLVAGFAAKGLSPRDLAALSGAHTVGMARCASFRTRVYCDDNVSPAFAAQQRQACPSADADDALAPLDSLTPDQFDNGYYRSLMAGAGLLHSDQELFSNGALDSLVRLYGTNADAFSSDFAASMVKLGNIGPLTGSAGEVRLNCRTVNSNS; from the exons ATGGCGAGGCGGCTGCTGGCGGCGGTCGCCATAGTAGTCGTGGCCGCCGCGCTCGCGTGCGGCGCGGGCGCGCAGCTCTCGGCGGGGTTCTACTCGTCGAGCTGCCCCGCCGTGCACAGCATCGTGCGCCAGGCCATGTCGCAGGCCGTCACGAACAACACGCGCAGCGCCGCCGCCGTGCTCCGCGTCTTCTTCCACGACTGCTTCGTCAAT GGCTGCGACGCCTCGCTGCTGCTGGACGACACGCCCACGACGCCCGGCGAGAAGGGCGCCGGCCCCAACGCCGGCGGCTCCACCGTCGGCTTCGACCTCATCGACACCATCAAGGCGCAGGTCGAGGCCGCCTGCCCCGCCACCGTCTCCTGCGCCGACATCCTGGCGCTCACCGCGCGCGACGGCGTCAACCTGGTCTCT CTCGGCGGCCCGAGCTGGGCCGTGCCGCTGGGCCGGCGCGACGCGACGTTCCCCAACAGCACGGGCGCGGCGACGGACCTCCCGGGCCCGGACTCCGACCTGGCCGGCCTGGTGGCCGGGTTCGCCGCCAAGGGCCTGAGCCCGCGCGACCTCGCGGCGCTGTCGGGCGCGCACACGGTGGGGATGGCGCGCTGCGCCAGCTTCCGCACCCGCGTCTACTGCGACGACAACGTGAGCCCGGCGTTCGCCGCGCAGCAGCGCCAGGCCTGCCCGTCGGCCGACGCCGACGACGCGCTCGCGCCGCTCGACTCGCTCACCCCCGACCAGTTCGACAACGGCTACTACCGGAGCCTCATGGCCGGCGCCGGCCTGCTGCACTCGGACCAGGAGCTCTTCAGCAACGGCGCACTCGACTCGCTCGTGCGCCTCTACGGCACCAACGCCGACGCCTTCTCGTCGGACTTCGCCGCGTCCATGGTCAAGCTCGGCAACATCGGCCCGCTCACGGGTTCCGCGGGGGAGGTCAGGCTCAACTGCAGGACGGTGAATTCGAATTCGTGA
- the LOC100279673 gene encoding peroxidase 70 isoform X1 codes for MARRLLAAVAIVVVAAALACGAGAQLSAGFYSSSCPAVHSIVRQAMSQAVTNNTRSAAAVLRVFFHDCFVNGCDASLLLDDTPTTPGEKGAGPNAGGSTVGFDLIDTIKAQVEAACPATVSCADILALTARDGVNLLGGPSWAVPLGRRDATFPNSTGAATDLPGPDSDLAGLVAGFAAKGLSPRDLAALSGAHTVGMARCASFRTRVYCDDNVSPAFAAQQRQACPSADADDALAPLDSLTPDQFDNGYYRSLMAGAGLLHSDQELFSNGALDSLVRLYGTNADAFSSDFAASMVKLGNIGPLTGSAGEVRLNCRTVNSNS; via the exons ATGGCGAGGCGGCTGCTGGCGGCGGTCGCCATAGTAGTCGTGGCCGCCGCGCTCGCGTGCGGCGCGGGCGCGCAGCTCTCGGCGGGGTTCTACTCGTCGAGCTGCCCCGCCGTGCACAGCATCGTGCGCCAGGCCATGTCGCAGGCCGTCACGAACAACACGCGCAGCGCCGCCGCCGTGCTCCGCGTCTTCTTCCACGACTGCTTCGTCAAT GGCTGCGACGCCTCGCTGCTGCTGGACGACACGCCCACGACGCCCGGCGAGAAGGGCGCCGGCCCCAACGCCGGCGGCTCCACCGTCGGCTTCGACCTCATCGACACCATCAAGGCGCAGGTCGAGGCCGCCTGCCCCGCCACCGTCTCCTGCGCCGACATCCTGGCGCTCACCGCGCGCGACGGCGTCAACCTG CTCGGCGGCCCGAGCTGGGCCGTGCCGCTGGGCCGGCGCGACGCGACGTTCCCCAACAGCACGGGCGCGGCGACGGACCTCCCGGGCCCGGACTCCGACCTGGCCGGCCTGGTGGCCGGGTTCGCCGCCAAGGGCCTGAGCCCGCGCGACCTCGCGGCGCTGTCGGGCGCGCACACGGTGGGGATGGCGCGCTGCGCCAGCTTCCGCACCCGCGTCTACTGCGACGACAACGTGAGCCCGGCGTTCGCCGCGCAGCAGCGCCAGGCCTGCCCGTCGGCCGACGCCGACGACGCGCTCGCGCCGCTCGACTCGCTCACCCCCGACCAGTTCGACAACGGCTACTACCGGAGCCTCATGGCCGGCGCCGGCCTGCTGCACTCGGACCAGGAGCTCTTCAGCAACGGCGCACTCGACTCGCTCGTGCGCCTCTACGGCACCAACGCCGACGCCTTCTCGTCGGACTTCGCCGCGTCCATGGTCAAGCTCGGCAACATCGGCCCGCTCACGGGTTCCGCGGGGGAGGTCAGGCTCAACTGCAGGACGGTGAATTCGAATTCGTGA